A single genomic interval of Osmia lignaria lignaria isolate PbOS001 chromosome 9, iyOsmLign1, whole genome shotgun sequence harbors:
- the LOC117605863 gene encoding transcription elongation regulator 1 isoform X2, translating to METSTEQTPVSTETVPNNEQEHNEEGMEETEDYSFDGEDYRHFVPRGRGGFRGRGRGGFDFPMRGGPPRFRGRGFGPRGPMFRGANNGFPFEGPPRPNCPPGPAGPRFRGPPPFDPSWGPMGPPNLMGPPNLMGPPGMPPPHMMNGPIGTGPGPYGPPPGMGPPNMNNIPGQQQPQQQQAQQQANIPGLDLNGEVWVETKTPDGKSYYYNIRTRETTWTKPEGPNVKVMVQDQLEQLVHGASKQTVPSSTPTSTATTPSQISENRVSQSSEQPPANNADAINQLSTAPPGTGPPPTLGETPNVNVQPTDSTQANGTAPATVTNTPTMNTPAVNTNMMQPPPNMIPMQHRIPNQFGGPIATQFGAAPFGMPPPGFQPFGGYGPPQANWGIPQMPHGVMTPQAPAEDPAILAQLDQELVASAMVWTEHRAPDGRLYYYNSKAGESVWEKPQALKDLENAKLALRQKAEEAAVNSTNTAVTSSAVPNNNVTTEPIKQDKPQESNHETKDSAKETDTNKPKKEEVAPKEAAKPQDKSRPISSTPVPGTPWCVVWTGDGRVFFYNPSSRISVWERPDDLIGRQDVDKMVSTPPDAVVATKTPRQSDTSESSDDDQPTPAKKMKQEDTKSVTPKEEEEKESKKTIDIGKEAAIEAEVRAARERAIVPLETRIKSFRDMLAEKEVSAFSTWEKELHKIVFDPRYLLLTSKERKQVFEKYVKERAEEERREKRNKMKERKEQFQKLLEEAGLHGKSSFSDFAQKHGRDERFKNVEKMRERESLFNEYLLEVRKKEKEEKTAKREQVKKEFFAMLREHKDIDRHSHWSDCKKKLESDWRYRVVESASTREDWFRDYIRMLKEERKKEKEKDKDHRHRDKDHHKSDKKDRDRKDVDKYKEKSSKDRVEKDSSKDKKQRRSEAPSEENGKEKKESVVEKESGEIEDNDEKPSKKENDEDAEDQSDSEEDREKQKRERERRAEASLREREREVQRTLATHLRDRDKERQHHRHTEAVQHFSALLADLVRNGDLAWREAKRQLRKDHRWELAESLDREEKERLFNEHIEQLSRKKRDKFRELLDEVGASTELTASWRDIKKLLKDDPRYLKFSSSDRKCEKEFKEYIKDKLVAAKADFRELLQETKLITDKTYKKVQENSAHLVEIEEILRKDRRFLVLEAAAAERTRLLMGYLEELARRGPPPPPTASEPSRRPTTN from the exons atggaaaCGAGTACCGAACAAACCCCCGTGTCTACCGAAACCGTTCCCAATAATGAACAGGAGCACAATGAGGAGGGTATGGAAGAAACTGAGGATTACAGTTTCGATGGAGAAGATTATAGGCATTTCGTACCACGGGGTCGAGGAGGCTTTAG gGGTCGTGGCAGAGGTGGGTTTGATTTCCCCATGAGAGGTGGGCCTCCCAGATTTAGAGGAAGAGGATTTGGACCCAGAGGACCAATGTTTCGAGGAGCAAATAACGGATTTCCATTCGAGGGACCTCCTAGGCCCAATTGTCCGCCAGGCCCAGCAGGACCACGCTTCCGGGGACCTCCACCGTTTGATCCTAGTTGGGGACCGATGGGGCCACCTAACCTGATGGGACCGCCGAATCTCATGGGACCTCCAGGAATG CCACCGCCACACATGATGAATGGCCCAATTGGGACAGGTCCGGGACCATACGGACCACCTCCTGGAATGGGACCACCAAATATGAATAAC ATTCCAGGTCAGCAGCAACCCCAGCAGCAACAGGCGCAACAACAAGCAAACATTCCAGGCTTAGACCTCAACGGGGAAGTGTGGGTAGAAACAAAAACACCGGATGGCAAGTCGTATTATTATAACATTCGTACAAGGGAAACTACATGGACAAAACCAGAGGGACCAAATGTTAAGGTCATGGTGCAGGACCAG TTAGAACAATTGGTGCATGGAGCGTCTAAACAAACGGTTCCGTCTAGTACACCTACTTCTACAGCCACCACCCCCAGTCAAATTAGTGAAAATAGAGTTTCTCAAAGTAGTGAACAACCCCCTGCGAATAATGCAGATGCTATTAATCAACTTAGTACAGCCCCTCCTGGTACAGGTCCACCTCCTACTCTTGGTGAAACACCAAATGTCAACGTGCAGCCTACTGACTCAACACAGGCAAATG GTACGGCACCGGCTACCGTTACTAACACCCCGACTATGAATACCCCAGCAGTTAATACAAATATGATGCAACCTCCTCCTAATATGATACCTATGCAACACAGAATACCAAATCAATTTGGTGGACCAATTGCAACACAGTTTGGAGCAGCACCTTTTGGTATGCCACCACCAGGTTTCCAACCATTCGGAGGCTACGGACCACCGCAAGCAAATTGGG GTATACCACAAATGCCACATGGTGTAATGACCCCACAAGCTCCAGCGGAAGACCCCGCTATATTAGCACAACTTGATCAAGAATTAGTAGCATCTGCTATGGTATGGACAGAGCACCGTGCTCCAGATGGcagattatattattataatagtaaAGCTGGAGAATCTGTTTGGGAAAAACCACAAGCTCTAAAAGATCTGGAAA ATGCAAAATTAGCGTTACGACAAAAGGCAGAAGAAGCAGCTGTCAACTCTACAAATACAGCTGTAACTAGTTCTGCTGTCCCTAATAATAATGTTACCACCGAACCTATAAAGCAAGATAAGCCGCAAGAAAGTAATCATGAAACCAAAGATAGTGCAAAGGAAACAGATACTAATAAACCGAAAAAAGAGGAAGTGGCACCTAAGGAGGCTGCTAAACCTCAAGATAAATCTAGACCAATTTCTAGTACTCCAGTGCCTGGAACCCCTTG GTGCGTCGTTTGGACGGGAGATGGACgcgtatttttttataatccCTCTTCGCGTATTTCTGTTTGGGAAAGACCAGACGACCTTATCGGTCGTCAGGATGTCGATAAAATGGTGTCCACTCCACCGGATGCGGTGGTTGCTACCAAAACTCCGCGTCAATCGGACACGAGCGAAAGCAGCGATGATGATCAACCTACACCAgcgaaaaaaatgaaacaggaGGATACTAAAA GTGTAACGCCTaaggaagaagaggagaagGAAAGCAAAAAGACTATAGATATCGGAAAGGAGGCTGCAATAGAGGCGGAAGTACGAGCAGCTAGGGAAAGAGCTATCGTTCCTTTGGAGACacgaattaaatcatttagagaTATGCTTGCAGAGAAAGAG GTATCCGCGTTTAGTACATGGGAGAAGGAACTTCATAAAATAGTATTTGACCCCCGTTACCTGCTTTTGACGTCGAAGGAAAGGAAACAAGTTTTCGAGAAGTATGTAAAGGAGAGAGCCGAAGAGGAGAGGCGGGAAAAGAGGAACAAAATGAAGGAACGGAAAGAACAGTTTCAGAAATTGCTGGAAGAAGCGGGTCTTCATGGAAA ATCTTCATTTAGCGATTTTGCTCAAAAACATGGGCGTGATGAACGGTTTAAGAATGTAGAAAAGATGCGTGAACGGGAGAGCCTATTCAACGAATATCTACTGGAAGtgcgaaagaaggaaaaagaggaaaaaacagCAAAACGAGAACAG GTGAAAAAGGAATTCTTTGCGATGCTACGTGAACACAAAGACATCGACAGGCATTCGCATTGGAGTGATTGTAAGAAAAAATTGGAATCTGATTGGAGGTACAGAGTGGTAGAGTCGGCAAGCACGCGTGAAGATTGGTTTAGGGATTACATTCGTATGCTAAAGGAGGagaggaaaaaggagaaggagaaagacAAAGATCACCGGCACAGGGACAAAGATCATCACAAGTCAGACAAGAAAGATAGGGACAGAAAGGATGTTGATAAGTACAAGGAGAAATCTTCCAAGGATCGGGTTGAAAAGGATAGTTCAAAGGACAAGAAGCAACGCAGAAGCGAGGCACCATCTGAAGAGAATggcaaagaaaagaaggaatcgGTTGTGGAAAAAGAAAGTGGAGAAATTGAAGATAACGATGAAAAGCCAtccaaaaaagaaaatgac GAGGATGCAGAGGATCAGTCCGATTCAGAAGAGGATCGTGAGAAACAGAAACGAGAGCGCGAAAGAAGAGCGGAAGCGAGTCTTCGCGAAAGAGAAAGGGAAGTTCAAAGGACTTTAGCCACGCATCTTCGCGATAGGGATAAGGAGAGACAACATCATCGTCACACAGAAGCGGTACAGCATTTCAGTGCTCTTCTTGCAGATTTA GTAAGGAACGGTGACCTGGCTTGGCGTGAAGCGAAACGACAGCTGAGAAAAGACCATAGGTGGGAACTAGCGGAGAGTTTAGACCGTGAGGAAAAAGAGagattgtttaacgaacacATAGAACAGCTCAGTCGTAAGAAACGTGACAAATTCCGTGAACTCCTCGACGAAGTTGGAGCTTCGACTGAACTTACTGCGTCGTGGAGGGATATTAAAAAGTTGTTGAAAGATGACCCTAGATATCTTAAATTTTCTTCCAGTGATCGG AAATGTGAAAAAGAATTCAAGGAGTACATTAAAGATAAACTTGTTGCGGCAAAGGCTGATTTTAGGGAACTTTTACAA GAAACAAAACTTATTACGGATAAAACATACAAAAAAGTGCAAGAGAATAGTGCACATTTAGTAGAAATTGAAGAAATCTTAAGGAAGGATCGAAGATTTCTTGTACTTGAAGCAGCAGCTGCTGAAAGAACTCGTTTATTAATGGGATATTTGGAGGAATTGGCACGTAGGGGTCCGCCTCCACCACCTACTGCCTCCGAACCTTCGAGAAGACCAACCACAAA CTAA
- the LOC117605863 gene encoding transcription elongation regulator 1 isoform X4, whose translation METSTEQTPVSTETVPNNEQEHNEEGMEETEDYSFDGEDYRHFVPRGRGGFRGRGRGGFDFPMRGGPPRFRGRGFGPRGPMFRGANNGFPFEGPPRPNCPPGPAGPRFRGPPPFDPSWGPMGPPNLMGPPNLMGPPGMIPGQQQPQQQQAQQQANIPGLDLNGEVWVETKTPDGKSYYYNIRTRETTWTKPEGPNVKVMVQDQLEQLVHGASKQTVPSSTPTSTATTPSQISENRVSQSSEQPPANNADAINQLSTAPPGTGPPPTLGETPNVNVQPTDSTQANGTAPATVTNTPTMNTPAVNTNMMQPPPNMIPMQHRIPNQFGGPIATQFGAAPFGMPPPGFQPFGGYGPPQANWGIPQMPHGVMTPQAPAEDPAILAQLDQELVASAMVWTEHRAPDGRLYYYNSKAGESVWEKPQALKDLENAKLALRQKAEEAAVNSTNTAVTSSAVPNNNVTTEPIKQDKPQESNHETKDSAKETDTNKPKKEEVAPKEAAKPQDKSRPISSTPVPGTPWCVVWTGDGRVFFYNPSSRISVWERPDDLIGRQDVDKMVSTPPDAVVATKTPRQSDTSESSDDDQPTPAKKMKQEDTKSVTPKEEEEKESKKTIDIGKEAAIEAEVRAARERAIVPLETRIKSFRDMLAEKEVSAFSTWEKELHKIVFDPRYLLLTSKERKQVFEKYVKERAEEERREKRNKMKERKEQFQKLLEEAGLHGKSSFSDFAQKHGRDERFKNVEKMRERESLFNEYLLEVRKKEKEEKTAKREQVKKEFFAMLREHKDIDRHSHWSDCKKKLESDWRYRVVESASTREDWFRDYIRMLKEERKKEKEKDKDHRHRDKDHHKSDKKDRDRKDVDKYKEKSSKDRVEKDSSKDKKQRRSEAPSEENGKEKKESVVEKESGEIEDNDEKPSKKENDKEDAEDQSDSEEDREKQKRERERRAEASLREREREVQRTLATHLRDRDKERQHHRHTEAVQHFSALLADLVRNGDLAWREAKRQLRKDHRWELAESLDREEKERLFNEHIEQLSRKKRDKFRELLDEVGASTELTASWRDIKKLLKDDPRYLKFSSSDRKCEKEFKEYIKDKLVAAKADFRELLQETKLITDKTYKKVQENSAHLVEIEEILRKDRRFLVLEAAAAERTRLLMGYLEELARRGPPPPPTASEPSRRPTTN comes from the exons atggaaaCGAGTACCGAACAAACCCCCGTGTCTACCGAAACCGTTCCCAATAATGAACAGGAGCACAATGAGGAGGGTATGGAAGAAACTGAGGATTACAGTTTCGATGGAGAAGATTATAGGCATTTCGTACCACGGGGTCGAGGAGGCTTTAG gGGTCGTGGCAGAGGTGGGTTTGATTTCCCCATGAGAGGTGGGCCTCCCAGATTTAGAGGAAGAGGATTTGGACCCAGAGGACCAATGTTTCGAGGAGCAAATAACGGATTTCCATTCGAGGGACCTCCTAGGCCCAATTGTCCGCCAGGCCCAGCAGGACCACGCTTCCGGGGACCTCCACCGTTTGATCCTAGTTGGGGACCGATGGGGCCACCTAACCTGATGGGACCGCCGAATCTCATGGGACCTCCAGGAATG ATTCCAGGTCAGCAGCAACCCCAGCAGCAACAGGCGCAACAACAAGCAAACATTCCAGGCTTAGACCTCAACGGGGAAGTGTGGGTAGAAACAAAAACACCGGATGGCAAGTCGTATTATTATAACATTCGTACAAGGGAAACTACATGGACAAAACCAGAGGGACCAAATGTTAAGGTCATGGTGCAGGACCAG TTAGAACAATTGGTGCATGGAGCGTCTAAACAAACGGTTCCGTCTAGTACACCTACTTCTACAGCCACCACCCCCAGTCAAATTAGTGAAAATAGAGTTTCTCAAAGTAGTGAACAACCCCCTGCGAATAATGCAGATGCTATTAATCAACTTAGTACAGCCCCTCCTGGTACAGGTCCACCTCCTACTCTTGGTGAAACACCAAATGTCAACGTGCAGCCTACTGACTCAACACAGGCAAATG GTACGGCACCGGCTACCGTTACTAACACCCCGACTATGAATACCCCAGCAGTTAATACAAATATGATGCAACCTCCTCCTAATATGATACCTATGCAACACAGAATACCAAATCAATTTGGTGGACCAATTGCAACACAGTTTGGAGCAGCACCTTTTGGTATGCCACCACCAGGTTTCCAACCATTCGGAGGCTACGGACCACCGCAAGCAAATTGGG GTATACCACAAATGCCACATGGTGTAATGACCCCACAAGCTCCAGCGGAAGACCCCGCTATATTAGCACAACTTGATCAAGAATTAGTAGCATCTGCTATGGTATGGACAGAGCACCGTGCTCCAGATGGcagattatattattataatagtaaAGCTGGAGAATCTGTTTGGGAAAAACCACAAGCTCTAAAAGATCTGGAAA ATGCAAAATTAGCGTTACGACAAAAGGCAGAAGAAGCAGCTGTCAACTCTACAAATACAGCTGTAACTAGTTCTGCTGTCCCTAATAATAATGTTACCACCGAACCTATAAAGCAAGATAAGCCGCAAGAAAGTAATCATGAAACCAAAGATAGTGCAAAGGAAACAGATACTAATAAACCGAAAAAAGAGGAAGTGGCACCTAAGGAGGCTGCTAAACCTCAAGATAAATCTAGACCAATTTCTAGTACTCCAGTGCCTGGAACCCCTTG GTGCGTCGTTTGGACGGGAGATGGACgcgtatttttttataatccCTCTTCGCGTATTTCTGTTTGGGAAAGACCAGACGACCTTATCGGTCGTCAGGATGTCGATAAAATGGTGTCCACTCCACCGGATGCGGTGGTTGCTACCAAAACTCCGCGTCAATCGGACACGAGCGAAAGCAGCGATGATGATCAACCTACACCAgcgaaaaaaatgaaacaggaGGATACTAAAA GTGTAACGCCTaaggaagaagaggagaagGAAAGCAAAAAGACTATAGATATCGGAAAGGAGGCTGCAATAGAGGCGGAAGTACGAGCAGCTAGGGAAAGAGCTATCGTTCCTTTGGAGACacgaattaaatcatttagagaTATGCTTGCAGAGAAAGAG GTATCCGCGTTTAGTACATGGGAGAAGGAACTTCATAAAATAGTATTTGACCCCCGTTACCTGCTTTTGACGTCGAAGGAAAGGAAACAAGTTTTCGAGAAGTATGTAAAGGAGAGAGCCGAAGAGGAGAGGCGGGAAAAGAGGAACAAAATGAAGGAACGGAAAGAACAGTTTCAGAAATTGCTGGAAGAAGCGGGTCTTCATGGAAA ATCTTCATTTAGCGATTTTGCTCAAAAACATGGGCGTGATGAACGGTTTAAGAATGTAGAAAAGATGCGTGAACGGGAGAGCCTATTCAACGAATATCTACTGGAAGtgcgaaagaaggaaaaagaggaaaaaacagCAAAACGAGAACAG GTGAAAAAGGAATTCTTTGCGATGCTACGTGAACACAAAGACATCGACAGGCATTCGCATTGGAGTGATTGTAAGAAAAAATTGGAATCTGATTGGAGGTACAGAGTGGTAGAGTCGGCAAGCACGCGTGAAGATTGGTTTAGGGATTACATTCGTATGCTAAAGGAGGagaggaaaaaggagaaggagaaagacAAAGATCACCGGCACAGGGACAAAGATCATCACAAGTCAGACAAGAAAGATAGGGACAGAAAGGATGTTGATAAGTACAAGGAGAAATCTTCCAAGGATCGGGTTGAAAAGGATAGTTCAAAGGACAAGAAGCAACGCAGAAGCGAGGCACCATCTGAAGAGAATggcaaagaaaagaaggaatcgGTTGTGGAAAAAGAAAGTGGAGAAATTGAAGATAACGATGAAAAGCCAtccaaaaaagaaaatgac AAGGAGGATGCAGAGGATCAGTCCGATTCAGAAGAGGATCGTGAGAAACAGAAACGAGAGCGCGAAAGAAGAGCGGAAGCGAGTCTTCGCGAAAGAGAAAGGGAAGTTCAAAGGACTTTAGCCACGCATCTTCGCGATAGGGATAAGGAGAGACAACATCATCGTCACACAGAAGCGGTACAGCATTTCAGTGCTCTTCTTGCAGATTTA GTAAGGAACGGTGACCTGGCTTGGCGTGAAGCGAAACGACAGCTGAGAAAAGACCATAGGTGGGAACTAGCGGAGAGTTTAGACCGTGAGGAAAAAGAGagattgtttaacgaacacATAGAACAGCTCAGTCGTAAGAAACGTGACAAATTCCGTGAACTCCTCGACGAAGTTGGAGCTTCGACTGAACTTACTGCGTCGTGGAGGGATATTAAAAAGTTGTTGAAAGATGACCCTAGATATCTTAAATTTTCTTCCAGTGATCGG AAATGTGAAAAAGAATTCAAGGAGTACATTAAAGATAAACTTGTTGCGGCAAAGGCTGATTTTAGGGAACTTTTACAA GAAACAAAACTTATTACGGATAAAACATACAAAAAAGTGCAAGAGAATAGTGCACATTTAGTAGAAATTGAAGAAATCTTAAGGAAGGATCGAAGATTTCTTGTACTTGAAGCAGCAGCTGCTGAAAGAACTCGTTTATTAATGGGATATTTGGAGGAATTGGCACGTAGGGGTCCGCCTCCACCACCTACTGCCTCCGAACCTTCGAGAAGACCAACCACAAA CTAA
- the LOC117605863 gene encoding transcription elongation regulator 1 isoform X3, translated as METSTEQTPVSTETVPNNEQEHNEEGMEETEDYSFDGEDYRHFVPRGRGGFRGGFDFPMRGGPPRFRGRGFGPRGPMFRGANNGFPFEGPPRPNCPPGPAGPRFRGPPPFDPSWGPMGPPNLMGPPNLMGPPGMPPPHMMNGPIGTGPGPYGPPPGMGPPNMNNIPGQQQPQQQQAQQQANIPGLDLNGEVWVETKTPDGKSYYYNIRTRETTWTKPEGPNVKVMVQDQLEQLVHGASKQTVPSSTPTSTATTPSQISENRVSQSSEQPPANNADAINQLSTAPPGTGPPPTLGETPNVNVQPTDSTQANGTAPATVTNTPTMNTPAVNTNMMQPPPNMIPMQHRIPNQFGGPIATQFGAAPFGMPPPGFQPFGGYGPPQANWGIPQMPHGVMTPQAPAEDPAILAQLDQELVASAMVWTEHRAPDGRLYYYNSKAGESVWEKPQALKDLENAKLALRQKAEEAAVNSTNTAVTSSAVPNNNVTTEPIKQDKPQESNHETKDSAKETDTNKPKKEEVAPKEAAKPQDKSRPISSTPVPGTPWCVVWTGDGRVFFYNPSSRISVWERPDDLIGRQDVDKMVSTPPDAVVATKTPRQSDTSESSDDDQPTPAKKMKQEDTKSVTPKEEEEKESKKTIDIGKEAAIEAEVRAARERAIVPLETRIKSFRDMLAEKEVSAFSTWEKELHKIVFDPRYLLLTSKERKQVFEKYVKERAEEERREKRNKMKERKEQFQKLLEEAGLHGKSSFSDFAQKHGRDERFKNVEKMRERESLFNEYLLEVRKKEKEEKTAKREQVKKEFFAMLREHKDIDRHSHWSDCKKKLESDWRYRVVESASTREDWFRDYIRMLKEERKKEKEKDKDHRHRDKDHHKSDKKDRDRKDVDKYKEKSSKDRVEKDSSKDKKQRRSEAPSEENGKEKKESVVEKESGEIEDNDEKPSKKENDKEDAEDQSDSEEDREKQKRERERRAEASLREREREVQRTLATHLRDRDKERQHHRHTEAVQHFSALLADLVRNGDLAWREAKRQLRKDHRWELAESLDREEKERLFNEHIEQLSRKKRDKFRELLDEVGASTELTASWRDIKKLLKDDPRYLKFSSSDRKCEKEFKEYIKDKLVAAKADFRELLQETKLITDKTYKKVQENSAHLVEIEEILRKDRRFLVLEAAAAERTRLLMGYLEELARRGPPPPPTASEPSRRPTTN; from the exons atggaaaCGAGTACCGAACAAACCCCCGTGTCTACCGAAACCGTTCCCAATAATGAACAGGAGCACAATGAGGAGGGTATGGAAGAAACTGAGGATTACAGTTTCGATGGAGAAGATTATAGGCATTTCGTACCACGGGGTCGAGGAGGCTTTAG AGGTGGGTTTGATTTCCCCATGAGAGGTGGGCCTCCCAGATTTAGAGGAAGAGGATTTGGACCCAGAGGACCAATGTTTCGAGGAGCAAATAACGGATTTCCATTCGAGGGACCTCCTAGGCCCAATTGTCCGCCAGGCCCAGCAGGACCACGCTTCCGGGGACCTCCACCGTTTGATCCTAGTTGGGGACCGATGGGGCCACCTAACCTGATGGGACCGCCGAATCTCATGGGACCTCCAGGAATG CCACCGCCACACATGATGAATGGCCCAATTGGGACAGGTCCGGGACCATACGGACCACCTCCTGGAATGGGACCACCAAATATGAATAAC ATTCCAGGTCAGCAGCAACCCCAGCAGCAACAGGCGCAACAACAAGCAAACATTCCAGGCTTAGACCTCAACGGGGAAGTGTGGGTAGAAACAAAAACACCGGATGGCAAGTCGTATTATTATAACATTCGTACAAGGGAAACTACATGGACAAAACCAGAGGGACCAAATGTTAAGGTCATGGTGCAGGACCAG TTAGAACAATTGGTGCATGGAGCGTCTAAACAAACGGTTCCGTCTAGTACACCTACTTCTACAGCCACCACCCCCAGTCAAATTAGTGAAAATAGAGTTTCTCAAAGTAGTGAACAACCCCCTGCGAATAATGCAGATGCTATTAATCAACTTAGTACAGCCCCTCCTGGTACAGGTCCACCTCCTACTCTTGGTGAAACACCAAATGTCAACGTGCAGCCTACTGACTCAACACAGGCAAATG GTACGGCACCGGCTACCGTTACTAACACCCCGACTATGAATACCCCAGCAGTTAATACAAATATGATGCAACCTCCTCCTAATATGATACCTATGCAACACAGAATACCAAATCAATTTGGTGGACCAATTGCAACACAGTTTGGAGCAGCACCTTTTGGTATGCCACCACCAGGTTTCCAACCATTCGGAGGCTACGGACCACCGCAAGCAAATTGGG GTATACCACAAATGCCACATGGTGTAATGACCCCACAAGCTCCAGCGGAAGACCCCGCTATATTAGCACAACTTGATCAAGAATTAGTAGCATCTGCTATGGTATGGACAGAGCACCGTGCTCCAGATGGcagattatattattataatagtaaAGCTGGAGAATCTGTTTGGGAAAAACCACAAGCTCTAAAAGATCTGGAAA ATGCAAAATTAGCGTTACGACAAAAGGCAGAAGAAGCAGCTGTCAACTCTACAAATACAGCTGTAACTAGTTCTGCTGTCCCTAATAATAATGTTACCACCGAACCTATAAAGCAAGATAAGCCGCAAGAAAGTAATCATGAAACCAAAGATAGTGCAAAGGAAACAGATACTAATAAACCGAAAAAAGAGGAAGTGGCACCTAAGGAGGCTGCTAAACCTCAAGATAAATCTAGACCAATTTCTAGTACTCCAGTGCCTGGAACCCCTTG GTGCGTCGTTTGGACGGGAGATGGACgcgtatttttttataatccCTCTTCGCGTATTTCTGTTTGGGAAAGACCAGACGACCTTATCGGTCGTCAGGATGTCGATAAAATGGTGTCCACTCCACCGGATGCGGTGGTTGCTACCAAAACTCCGCGTCAATCGGACACGAGCGAAAGCAGCGATGATGATCAACCTACACCAgcgaaaaaaatgaaacaggaGGATACTAAAA GTGTAACGCCTaaggaagaagaggagaagGAAAGCAAAAAGACTATAGATATCGGAAAGGAGGCTGCAATAGAGGCGGAAGTACGAGCAGCTAGGGAAAGAGCTATCGTTCCTTTGGAGACacgaattaaatcatttagagaTATGCTTGCAGAGAAAGAG GTATCCGCGTTTAGTACATGGGAGAAGGAACTTCATAAAATAGTATTTGACCCCCGTTACCTGCTTTTGACGTCGAAGGAAAGGAAACAAGTTTTCGAGAAGTATGTAAAGGAGAGAGCCGAAGAGGAGAGGCGGGAAAAGAGGAACAAAATGAAGGAACGGAAAGAACAGTTTCAGAAATTGCTGGAAGAAGCGGGTCTTCATGGAAA ATCTTCATTTAGCGATTTTGCTCAAAAACATGGGCGTGATGAACGGTTTAAGAATGTAGAAAAGATGCGTGAACGGGAGAGCCTATTCAACGAATATCTACTGGAAGtgcgaaagaaggaaaaagaggaaaaaacagCAAAACGAGAACAG GTGAAAAAGGAATTCTTTGCGATGCTACGTGAACACAAAGACATCGACAGGCATTCGCATTGGAGTGATTGTAAGAAAAAATTGGAATCTGATTGGAGGTACAGAGTGGTAGAGTCGGCAAGCACGCGTGAAGATTGGTTTAGGGATTACATTCGTATGCTAAAGGAGGagaggaaaaaggagaaggagaaagacAAAGATCACCGGCACAGGGACAAAGATCATCACAAGTCAGACAAGAAAGATAGGGACAGAAAGGATGTTGATAAGTACAAGGAGAAATCTTCCAAGGATCGGGTTGAAAAGGATAGTTCAAAGGACAAGAAGCAACGCAGAAGCGAGGCACCATCTGAAGAGAATggcaaagaaaagaaggaatcgGTTGTGGAAAAAGAAAGTGGAGAAATTGAAGATAACGATGAAAAGCCAtccaaaaaagaaaatgac AAGGAGGATGCAGAGGATCAGTCCGATTCAGAAGAGGATCGTGAGAAACAGAAACGAGAGCGCGAAAGAAGAGCGGAAGCGAGTCTTCGCGAAAGAGAAAGGGAAGTTCAAAGGACTTTAGCCACGCATCTTCGCGATAGGGATAAGGAGAGACAACATCATCGTCACACAGAAGCGGTACAGCATTTCAGTGCTCTTCTTGCAGATTTA GTAAGGAACGGTGACCTGGCTTGGCGTGAAGCGAAACGACAGCTGAGAAAAGACCATAGGTGGGAACTAGCGGAGAGTTTAGACCGTGAGGAAAAAGAGagattgtttaacgaacacATAGAACAGCTCAGTCGTAAGAAACGTGACAAATTCCGTGAACTCCTCGACGAAGTTGGAGCTTCGACTGAACTTACTGCGTCGTGGAGGGATATTAAAAAGTTGTTGAAAGATGACCCTAGATATCTTAAATTTTCTTCCAGTGATCGG AAATGTGAAAAAGAATTCAAGGAGTACATTAAAGATAAACTTGTTGCGGCAAAGGCTGATTTTAGGGAACTTTTACAA GAAACAAAACTTATTACGGATAAAACATACAAAAAAGTGCAAGAGAATAGTGCACATTTAGTAGAAATTGAAGAAATCTTAAGGAAGGATCGAAGATTTCTTGTACTTGAAGCAGCAGCTGCTGAAAGAACTCGTTTATTAATGGGATATTTGGAGGAATTGGCACGTAGGGGTCCGCCTCCACCACCTACTGCCTCCGAACCTTCGAGAAGACCAACCACAAA CTAA